A stretch of DNA from Thalassococcus arenae:
GAACCAGTCCTCGATCGTGCGCGGGCCCAGACCGCCCTCGCGATGCAGGATCAGGCGGTTGATGTCGACGATGTCCTGCGCGCTCAGCAGCAGGTCGAACCGGTCCTCGGCCGGGGCGCCATCGCGCACCAGCCGGCAATTCGAAGACCCCGGCACCATGCGGTTGAACGCCAGGATGTCGTCGCGAACCGAAACGGCCGGATCGTCCGCCGACGGGATCGACCCCAGCAGATCGAAGGTGCAGGCGAAATGGTCCTCGAACATCCGCCCGCCGCGGGCCAGATACCCCGTTTCGGCCTCGCCCGATCCGTCCAGCGATCCCCCCGCCACCCCAAGCTGCTCGTAAAGGCGAACGCGGTCTCCGGCGACCCCGGCATCGCGGACCAGAAAAACCGCCGTCGCCAGGCCGGCGATCCCGGCGCCGACGATATGATGCTGTGCCTGCCCTGTGCTTTCCGTCATGTCCGCCTCCGCCCGTGCGTGTCCGTGCTGCCGGCCAAGTCTAGGGTCGCCCGACCGGTCGGACCTGTCGCCGATCAATCGGCGGGGCTGGACGAGGTGATGCGAAACGGCTAGCCGTCGGCCATGGACGCGACCTTCTACATCACCGCGTTCGCCACGCTGTTCGTGGTGATCGACCCGATCGGGCTGACGCCGATCTTCATCGCGCTGACCAGCGGCGCCGATGCCGCGCATCGCCGTGCCGTGGCGCTGCGGGCCTGCCTGGTCGCGGCCGGGATCCTCGCGCTGTTCGCGTTCCTCGGCGAGGCGGTTCTGGGCTTCATCGGCATTTCCATGCCGGCGTTCCGGATCGCGGGCGGCATCCTGCTGTTCCTGACCGCGCTCGACATGCTGTTCGAACGCCGCACCAAGCGGCGCAAGGGCGCCGCCGACGAAGAAGAGCATCCCGACCCCTCGGTCTTTCCCATCGCCATTCCGCTGATCGCCGGGCCCGGCGCCATCGCGACGATCATCCTGCTGATGGGGCGCAGCCAGGACGCCGCGCAGATGGCCGGCGTGCTGGGCGTCGCCGCCAGCGTGCTGGTCATCGTGCTGCTGTTCTTTCTCATGGCGGGGGTGATCGAACGGGCGCTCGGCAAGACCGGGATCACCGTGGTGACGCGGTTGCTGGGCATGCTGCTGGCGGCGTTGTCGGTGCAGTTCGTGCTGGACGGGTTGCGGGATTTCGGTATCGCCACCGCGGCAACCCTGTAATTCCGTACCGAACGGACCTATTTCAGGACGTATTGCTGGAGGGAAACCCGTGACCGGAGACGATATCGGCAGCCTGATCTATCTTGGTGCGCTCGGAGCGGCGCTGGCGGCATGGTATGTCGTGGCCAATCGCGGCGCGATGAACAAGATGCTGCAGCAGGCGGCTCTTTGGGCGTTGATTTTCCTCGGTGTCATAGCGGCTTACGGGCTGTGGGGCGACATCCGCCAGACGGTCGCGCCGCAGCAATCGGTCTTTGCCGAGGATGGCCGGATCGCCCTGCCCCGGGCGCCTGACGGGCATTACTACGCGACGCTCGACATCAACGGCTCGCCCACCCGCTTCGTCGTCGACACCGGCGCCACCGCGATGGTGCTGACGCTGGACGACGCGCGCCGCGCGGGCTTGCAGGAAAGCGACCTCGCGTTCTTTTCCGAAGCGATGACCGCCAACGGCCCGGTCAAGACCGCGCCCGTGCGGCTCGACAGCGTGACCTTCGGACCCTTCGAGGATCGCGGCGTGCGCGCCTTCGTCAACAGCGGCGAGATGGACCAGTCGCTGCTGGGCATGACGTATCTTCAGCATTTCGGGCGGGTTACGATCACCGGCGGCGAGATGGTGCTGGAACGCTAGGCGTTCGGTTCGGCCTCGGCCTTCTTCTCCCAGCGGCCCGACTCCTCGGACCAGTATTGCGCGGCGCATCCGGCATCGGTCAACGCCTTCCACTGGCCGCGCGCCGCTTGCACCGCGGCGTCGTCATGGCCGTCGAACAGGATGCAGACCCGCTGCATCGCCGCAACCTCTGCGGCGGAAACCTCGGCGCCATCGATGGCCATGAGACAAGACGGATCGTTGGTCGCATCGGCTTGGGTCAGCAGCACCGGCTGACGCGCGTCATGCGGGCCGCCGGACAACCCGTGCGGCAGGAACCCGTCCTCGGGCCCCAGCCACAGCTGTTCGTCCAGGGTTTCCAGATGCGCCCTGTCGGGTCCACGCACGGCGACCCGCCAGCCGGCCTCGAGCGCCTTGCCCAGCAAGAGCGGCAAGGTCGCCTCGAGCGGCTTTCGCGTCAGGTGGTAGAAAAACACCGCGCCCATCACGCCTCCGCGCGGGGATCGTAGTCCCCGAAAGACCAGATATGTCCTTCGGGGTCGGCAAGGGTGAAATTCGCCCCGCCATAGGGCTGATCTTCGAGCGGCATCAGGATCTCGGCGCCCGCCGCCCTGGCGCGGTCGTAATGCGCTTGCAGCGTCGCGCGGTCGGGCAGCACGGCGTAGATCGTCGTGGTTTCCCGGCCGCCGATATCACCCGGGTCTGCCATGTAGCGATCGAACGGGCCGTCATTGGGCGGTCCGAACATCATCAGGCCGGCGCCAAGCGCGATCTGGGCATGCTGGATGCGGCCGGCATCGTCGCGGTACACGGCATGGGCGGGCAGGTTCAGGACGTCGTTGATGAAACGCAACGCGGCCTCGCAATCGCGGTAACGGGTGGCGGGGATCAGCATGGGCACGGTCCTCTCTGGGTCCACGATAGCCGATTCGGACGATGCCGGAAGTTGCCCGTCAGCTTTCGAACCGATCCCTGACGAGGCGGTCCAACGACAACACGCCCCAGCCGGTCGCGCCCTGCGGAGCCAGGACCGTATCCTTGGCGATATGCGCAACGCCCGCAATGTCCAGATGAATCCAGGGCGTGCCTTCCTTGACGAAACGCTGCAGGAACTGCGCCGCGGTGATCGCGCCCGCGGGACGGCCGCCGACATTCTTCATGTCGGCCAGCGGCGATTTCAGCATCTCGTCATAGGCGGGGGCCAACGGCATGCGCCAGGCGCCTTCGCCTTCGGTCTGCGCGGCCTTCAGGAAATCCCCGGCCAGCCCGTCATCGTTGGAAAACACCGCCGCGTTCTCGTGCCCGAGCGCGATGATGCAGGCCCCGGTCAGCGTGGCGAGATCGATCATCGCCGCCGGCTTTTCGGCCTCCTGCACGTGCCACATAATATCGGCAAGAACCAGCCGGCCCTCGGCATCGGTGTTGATGACCTCGATCGTGTCGCCCTTCATCGAGCGCACGATATCGCCCGGGCGCTGCGCATTGCCCGAAGGCATGTTTTCGACCAGGCCGACGATGCCCACCACATGCGCCTTGGCCTTGCGCAGGGCCAGCGTCTTCATCACGCCTGCCACGACGCCCGCACCGCCCATGTCCATGGTCATGTCTTCCATGCCGGCGGCGGGTTTCAGCGAAATGCCGCCAGTGTCAAAGACCACGCCCTTGCCGACCAGTGCCAGCGGCGCGTCCTTGGCCCCCTTCCACCGCATGACGACCACCTTGGACGGCGCCTCCGACCCCTGACCGACCGCCAGCAGGGCGCCCATGCCCAGTTTGGCCAGTTCCGGTTCTTCCAGCACCTTGACCTCGACGCCCAGTTCGCTCAGCCCCTGCAGGCGCGAGGCGAATTCGGTCGTGGTCAGCACGTTGGCCGGTTCATTGACCAGGTCGCGGGTAAAGAAAGCGCCCTGCGCGGCCGCCATCATCGGTGCGGCAGCCTGTTTCGCGTCGTCGGGTCTGGAGCACATCACGACGGCCTTGCCCGGCGTCTTGGTCTCTTCCGTCTTGTGATCGGAAAAGGCGTAGCTGCGCAGCGCCAGGCCAAGCGCGATGTCGGCCGGGCGCGATACGGATTCGGCCAGCACGGTGACGGGTTTGTCCGCCGCCGCGGCGATGGCCGCGCCGGCCTTGCGCGCCTCGGCCGCCGACGGGCGCCGGTCGAGCTTGATCACCAGCACCGCCTCGGCCGCCATCCCGGCGGGAAAGTTCAGCCGCAGACTGTCGCCGGGCTTGGTCTTGTCCCAGGCGTCGCCGTCAACCGCACGCGCAACGGCGCCCTTGGTCAGGCGGTTGAGACGCCGAGCGCCGGGGCTCATCTTGCGGTCGGCGGGCACGAACACCGCAACCCAGCCCGGCGCCTCGGCCAGCATGTCGAGATCGGTCGCCCGGAATTCCAACTGTCGCAATGCGGTCATCGTCTACCCCTTTTGTCGTGTGCCTCGCGGTCTTGTCCCGATTAGGTAGCGGCCCGCCACCGCAAAGGCCAGTGCCGCCTTTTCCGCCTCGCCCCGATCCGCTAGGGTCGCCCCCAATTGTCGCCTTGGGGGCTTCGTCGCGTGCAGCGATTCGACCGATATGTGCTGTCGCAGCTAATGGTGCTGTTCGGGTTCTTCGCCCTGGTTCTGGTGGCGGTCTACTGGGTCAACCGGGCGATCATCCTGTTCGACCGGCTGATCGCGGATGGCCATTCGGCGGGTGTGTTCCTGGAATTCACCGCATTGTCGCTGCCATCGGTGATCGGCCTTGTCCTGCCGATGGCGACCTTTGCCGCCTCGGTCTATGTCACCAACCGGATGAGCAACGAATCCGAGCTGACCGTGATCCAGTCGACGGGCATGTCACCCTGGCGACTGGGGCGGCCGGTGCTGGTCTTCGGGCTGATCGTGGCGGTCATGATGTCGATCCTGACGCATCTGCTGATCCCCAAGTCGCAGGAACAGCTGCGGCTGCGCGAACAGCAGATTTCGGGCTCGATCTCGGCCCGGCTGCTGCGCGAAGGAGTGTTCCTGCATCCCGACAAGGGCGTGACCTTTTTCGTGCGCGACATAAACGAGGCGGGCGAACTGCGTGACGTGTTCCTGTCGGACCGCCGTCAGGCGGATCGCACGATCACCTACACCGCGGACCGCGCCTTTCTGCTGAACGACGACGGCGGGACCAAGCTGGTGATGCTGGCCGGGCTCGCGCAGACGCTGAACGTCGCGCAGAACAGGCTTTCGACGACGAATTTCAACGACCTGACCTACGACATCTCGGGGCTGATCGCGCCGGGCAAACAGAAACGGCGCAAGATCGAATACATCCCCACGACCGAGTTGCTGACCCGGTCCGCGGCCGTTGCCGAGGAGGCGGACGAGACGCTGGGCGAAGTGCTGGAAGAGGCACACCTGCGGTTCCAGGGTCCGCTGCTGGCCGCGATCGCGGCGCTGATCGGCTATGCGACGCTGATGACCGGCGGCTTTTCGCGGTTCGGCGTGACCCGGCAGATCATCCTCGCGATCTTTCTGCTGGTGCTGGTCAAGTTGGTGGAAAGCGCGGTCACCGATCCGGTCCGCTCGAACGCCGCGCTCTGGCCGCTGGTCTACCTGCCGTCGCTGGTGGGGCTGGTCTTTGTGCTGGGCCTGCTGCGGCTGGCATCCCGGCCCTTTCGTCCGCGCCCGGTGCCGGCATCCGGCGACGAGGTGCCGGCATGATCCTGCACCGTTACTTCGCCCGGCGGTTCCTGTGGTTGTTCAGCGCGACCTTCCTGGTCTTCGCGATCTTCCAGGCACTGCTGGACCTGATCGACCAGTTGCGCCGGTTCGACGAGGACGTGCGCTTTGCCGACATCCTGCGTCTGACCGCGCTGAAACTGCCGGAAGGGATGTACCAGATCCTGCCGCTGGTGATGATCCTGTCGACGGTGGCGCTGTTTCTCGGTCTGGCGCGGTCGTCGGAACTGGTGGTGACACGGGCCTCGGGGCGTTCGGGGCTGGTGGCGCTGGTCGGTCCGGTGATCGTCGCCCTGCTGATCGGCTTTGCGGCGGTGGCGATGGTCAACCCGATCGTCGCGACCACGTCCAAGAAATACGCCGACCTTTCCGAACGGCTGCGCGGCGGCAACGTGTCGACCCTGTCGGTCGGCTCGGAAGGGCTGTGGCTGCGCCAGGGCGGACCGCAGGGACAGACGGTGATCCAGGCCCGCAGCGCCAATGCCGAGGCCACGGTGCTGTTCGACGTCAGTTTCCTGGCCTATGCCGCCGAAGGCGGGCCGATCAAGCGGATCGTGGCGAAATCCGCCCGGCTCGAGGACGGCGCCTGGGTGCTCAGTGACGCCAAGGCCTGGCCGCTTGCGGCCGGGCTGAACCCCGAGGCCGGCGCGCGCGAACACGCGCAGCTGCGCCTGCCCTCGACCCTGACCGAGGAAGACATCCGCGACCGCTTCGGCAAACCGTCCGCCATCGCGATCTGGGACCTGCCCGCTTTCATCGACGGGCTGGACGAAGCCGGGTTCTCGGCCCGGCGTCACGTCGTCTGGCTTCAGATGGAGCTGGCGCGGCCGGTTTTCCTGCTGGCGATGGTGCTGGTCGCGGCCGGTTTCACCATGCGGCATCCGCGGCTTGGGCGCACCGGCATTTCGGTATTGTCGGCGGTGCTGCTGGGCTTCGGGCTCTACTACGTGCGCAACTTCGCGCAGATCCTGGGCGAAAACGGACAGCTTCAGCCGATCCTGGCCGCCTGGGTGCCGCCGCTGGCGTCGCTACTGCTTGCCCTGGGACTGGTCCTGCAACGCGAGGACGGGTGATGCGTGCGCTGATCCTCTGCGTGCTGCTGCTGGTGATGACACCGCCCGCCGTGCATGCGCAGGACAGCAGCCCGGCCTTGCTGGTAGCCGACAGCGTGACCGTCGAGTCCGACAGCCGACTGATCGCCACCGGCAATGTCGAAGCGCTGCATGACGGCGTGCATCTATCCGCAACGCGCATCGTCTACGATCAGTCTTCGGACAGCGTCGTGATCGAGGGTCCGATCCGTCTGACCGACGCCGAAGGAACGATCCTGCTGGCCGACCAGGCACAACTGGACACCCGATTCCGCAACGGGCTGTTGACCGGTGCGCGGATGGTTCTGGACCAGCAGTTGCAACTGGCCGCCACCGAAGCGCGCCGCGAGGGACGCTATACGCAGTTGCGCAAGGTGGCTGTGACGTCGTGCCAGGTTTGCGGGTCCGACGGTGTTCCGTTGTGGCAGATCCGGGCCTCTCGGGTGATCCACGATCGGGACGAGCGGCAGCTCTATTTCGACGATGCGCAGTTCCGCGTGCTGGACGTGCCGGTGTTCTGGCTGCCGCGCCTGCGTCTGCCGGACCCCACCCTCAAACGCGCACCAGGATTCCTGATCCCGTCGATCCGATCGACCACGCTGCTGGGAACGGGCCTGAAACTGCCCTATTTCGTGCCCATCGGCGATCATCAGGACATCACCATCACGCCCTACCTGTCGCCGGTCACGCGAACGGTCGAACTGCGCTACCGTCGCGCCTTTCACAATGGCGATCTGACGGTGGACACGACGCTCAGTTCGGACAGCCTGCTGCCCGGCGAGGTGCGTGGTCTGTTCTTCGCCGAAGGCGCGTTCGACCTGCGCGACGGGTTCAAGCTGACCTTCGATATCGAGACGGTTTCGGACAACAGTTACATCAACGACTACGGCTATGCCGGCGGCGATCGACTGGATTCGGCGCTGGAGGTCAGCCGTGCGCGGCGCGACGATTTCATTGCAAGCAGCATCGTGCATTACGAATCCCTGCGCGAGACCGAAAACAACGCGACCCAGCCGACGATCATCGCCAATGCCCGCTATGAAAAACGGCTGTTCCCGTCGGCGCTTGCGGGTGAATTGCGGATCGGCGGCGTGGTGCACGGCCATTTCCGCTATTCCGACCGCGATTTCGACGGCGATGACGACGACACCGAAGTCGATGGCCGCGACGTGGCGCGGCTGAACGTGGATCTGAGCTGGCGCAACCGCTGGACCCTGATGGCGGGCATGCGTGCAGGGCTGACCACCCATCTCTGGCTGGATCGCTACGCCACGCGGCAGGACATCACGTCGGAGGCCGATGTCAGCCGCGCGACACTGGGCACGGCGCTGGAATTGCGCTGGCCGTTCGAACGTCGCGGCGCCCAAGGCGGACGGACGCTGGTGGAACCGGTGCTGCAATACGGCTGGACCGGCGGCGAACGCGCCGGCAACCCCAACGACGAAAGCACGCGGATCGAATTCGACGAAGGCAACCTGCTGAGCCTGTCGCGCTTTCCCGCGCAGGACCGCCGCGAACACGGTCAGACCCTGGCCGCCGGGCTGCGCTGGATGCATGCCGCGCCACAGGGCTGGCGTGCGGCGATGACCGTCGCGCGCATCTGGCGCGAAGAGGCCGATGGCGATTTCACCCGGTCGTCAGGGTTGGAGGGCGAGGTGTCGGACTGGCTGATCGCCGGGCGCTTCGCCAACGACGACGGCCTGTCGCTGACCGCGCGCGGTCTGATCGACGACAATGCGCGGTTTTCCAAGGCTGAGGCCCGGGCCGCCTGGTCCAATACGCGCGTCGAACTGGGCGCTTCCTACCTGTTGCTGGTCACCGATCCCGAGGAGGACCGCGACCAGGCGCAATCGGAATGGAGCTTCGACGGCGCCTACCGGTTCAACCGCCAGTGGACAGGTTCGACCGAGTGGCGTTACGACCTGGCCGACCAACGGCTTGACCGCGTGGGGCTTGGCTTGCAATACCGCAACGAATGCGTTGAGGTGGGGATGGGTGTTTCGCGCCGGTTCGCCTCGGCCAGCAACCTGGAACCGTCAACCGATTTCGACCTGACCGTCGCGCTGAAAGGGTTCGGCACGGGCGGCAGCGCGAAGGAGTACCGCCGGACATGCCGCAACTGACCGCTTTCATCCGAGCCGCCCTGGTGTTCGCCATCTTGGCGGCCAGCCCTGTGCCACTGGCCGCACAGGGCACGTTTTCGCCCGTGATCACGGTGAACGAAAGTTCGATCACCGGGTACGAGATCGAACAGCGGACGCTGATGCTGCGGGCGCTGAACGCCCCCGGTAATCACGCCACGCTGGCGCGCGAACAGCTGATCGACGACCGCTTGCGCCTGCAGGCCGCGCGTGACGCCGGCATCCGCCCCAACGAGGATGACGTCATCGACGGCATGTCCGAATTCGCCGGCCGCGCCAATCTCACCCGCGAGGAATTCGTCAGCGCGCTGGCACAGCGCGGCATCGCCGAACAGACCTTCCGCGATTTCGTTCTGGCGGGTGTCGCCTGGCGCGAACTGGTGCGCCAGCGCTTTGCCGGGCGCGCCAGTGTCAGCGAAGACGAGATCGATCGCGCCTTGGCGACACGCGGCAGCGGGTCGAACATCCGGGTGCTGCTGTCCGAGATCATAATGCCGATGCCGCCGGGAAGCGAAGACGAAGTGCAGGCCCGTGCCGCGCGGATCTCGCAAATCACCTCGCAATCGGAATTCTCGGCCGAGGCGCGGCGCTATTCGGCCACCGCGTCACGCGGCAATGGCGGACGCCTGCCCTGGCGCGACCTGACCGAACTGCCCCCGGTTCTCCAGCCGCTGATCATCGGGCTGCGTCCAGGCGAAGTGACGCAGCCGTTGACCATCCCCAACGCGGTGGCGCTGTTCCAGCTGCGCGAGATCGAAGAAACCGGGTTTTCCGCGCCCGAGATCGCGGCGGTCGAATACGCCGCCTATTACATGCCCGGCGGCCGGTCGCCGGAGACGCTTGCCCAGGCGCGCGTCCTGGCAAGCAAGGTCGACCGCTGCGACGATCTTTACGGCATCGCCCAGGGCCAGCCCGCCGAGGTGCTGGAACGCGGGTCGCTGCCCCCCGGCGACATACCGACCGACATCGCCATCGAGCTGTCCAAGCTCGATCCCGGCGAGGTATCCACCGCCCTGACCCGCGCCAACGGGCAGACGCTGGTGTTCCTGATGCTTTGCGGCCGGACCAACAAGATCGACGAAAACCTGGATCGCGAACAATTCACGCTTGGCCTGCGCAATCAGCGCATCGCGCGGCTGGCGGACGGTTACCTGGCCCAGTTGCGCGCCGACGCCCGCATCGTCGAACGATGACCCCGCTGCCCATCGCCGTGTCCTGCGGCGAACCGGCGGGGATCGGGCCGGAACTGGCCGAAGCCGCCTGGGCGCGGCTTCGGGCGACGCTGCCTTTCGTCTGGATCGGCGATCCGGCACATCTGCCCGGCGCGGTGCCGCATGTCGTCGTCCCTGATCCCTCCGAGGCGCCCGGTGCTTCCGAACGGGGTCTGCCGGTTCTGCCGCTGCGCTTCGACGGCGCACGCACCCCCGGTCAGCCGCAAGCGGCACAGGCCAAGGGCGTGGTTGCCGCGATCGAACGCGCCGTAGCGCTGGTGCAGTCCGGCGCCGCGCGGGCGATCTGCACCCTGCCGATCCACAAGCAGGCGCTGGCCGATGGCGCCGGTTTCGGCTTTCCGGGTCATACCGAATTCCTGTGTCACCTGGCCGGTGCCGACGACGTGGTCATGATGCTGGCCTCGGAGCAGTTGCGGGTGGTGCCGGTCACGATACATGTCGCGCTGGCCGACGTGCCGCGGGCGCTGACGGCCGACCTGCTGGAATCGCGTATCCGCATCACGCATGCCGCGCTGGTCACGCAATTCAACATCGCCTCGCCCCGGCTGGCAGTGGCCGGGCTGAACCCACATGCCGGCGAGGGCGGCAAGATGGGCCACGAAGAGATCGAGATCATCACACCGGTGCTGGAGCGGCTGCGCGCCGAGGGCATGGCCCTGACCGGCCCGCATTCCGCCGACACGCTGTTCCACGCCGCCGCCCGCACGCGCTATGACGCCGCCATCGCGATGTATCACGACCAGGCGCTGATCCCGATCAAGACGCTGGATTTCGACCGCGGCGTGAACGTGACGCTGGGCCTGCCTTTCGTCCGCACATCGCCCGATCACGGCACCGCCTTCGACATCGCGGGGACCGGCCGGGCGAACCCGGCCTCGTTCGTCGAGGCGCTGCGCCTCGCCGACCGGATGACCGGGGGCGCGGCATGAGCACCATCGACGGGCTGCCGCCGCTGCGCGAGGTGATCGCCGCACACGGTCTGTCGGCGAAAAAGGCCTTGGGGCAGAATTTCCTGCTGGACCTGAACCTGACGGCCAAGATCGCGCGACAGGCGGGCGATCTGAGCGGGTTCGACGTGTTCGAGGTCGGCCCCGGCCCCGGCGGATTGACCCGCGGTCTGCTGGCCGAGGGCGCGCGCCGGGTTCTTGCCGTGGAAAAGGATGCCCGGTGCCTGCCGGCGCTGGCCGAGATCGCCGCGGCCTATCCGGGCCGGCTGGAGGTCATCAACGCCGACGCGCTGACGGTCGACCTGGCCGAACACCTGACCCCGCCCATCGCGGTGGTGGCCAACCTGCCCTACAACGTGGGCACCGAATTGCTGGTGCGCTGGCTGACACCGCCTGCCTGGCCGCCGGTCTGGCACAGCCTGACGCTGATGTTCCAGCGCGAGGTTGCCGAACGCATCACCGCCCGGCCGGGTGGAAAGGCCTATGGAAGGCTGGCCATCCTGGCGCAATGGCGCTGCGAGGCCCGCATCGTGATGACATTGCCGCCCGAAGCCTTTACCCCGCCGCCCAAGGTCAGCTCGGCGGTGGTGCACCTGCGCGCCTTGCCCGAACCGCGCTATCCCGCTGATCCGGCGGTGCTGGAAAAGGTGGTTGCGATGGCCTTCAACCAGCGGCGCAAGATGTTGCGTTCGGCGCTGAAGGGGCTGGACCGGGACATCGAGGCGCACCTGGTGGCGGCCGGGATCGCACCGACCGAACGGGCCGAACAGGTATCCCTCGAGCGGTTCTGTGCCCTGGCGCGATCGCTGGCAGGCTAGGAGGGATTATTCGGCGGCGTCGGGCGCGTCTTTGGCGGCCGCTGCATCCGAAGCCGGATCGGTCTTCTTGCGGCGGGGCGCGCGGGGCTTTTTCGGCTTTTCCGCCTTGGCCTCGTCGGGCTTGGCTTCGGAACGGCTTTCGGGCGTGTCCACCAGGCCCGGACCTTCCTCGTCGCCGCCAAGGTCGAACACATCGCCCTGCTGACGGTCGGGGTCGTTCCGGCGGGGCTGACGTTCCTGACGGGGCTGTTCGTCGGGCTGATCGTCCGACGGGTCGCCGCGCGTGGCATCGCGCTCGGCCCGTTCGCGATCCCGCTGCGCCTGACGCTCGCGGTTCTCGCGCTCTTGCTGTTCGCGACGCGCATCCTGTTCCTTCTGCGCTTCGCTCAGAAGGCGCAGGTAGTGTTCGGCATGTTGCTGGAAATTCTCGGCGGCAACGCGATCATTGCCCAGGGCCGCATCGCGGGCCAGCTGGTTGTACTTATCGATGATCTGCTGCGGCGTGCCGCGTACCTTGCCCTCGGGGCCGCTGCTGTCGAACACGCGGTTGACGACGTTGCCGAGTGTGTTGCGGTTGCGGTTCGACTTCGACCGCGATCGGGACTTCGATTGGCGCATGGTAAACGAATTTCAGCCTTTGGTCTGACTGTTTGGCGGTCCGCGTGGCGCTGTGGCACCGGGTTTGCGGATCGCTGCATTGTTTGGCTTGCCGCTGCGCGGGACCGCCCGAAGGCATCCACCGCGTCAACTGTTTCGTGCTAACCATGCCAGACCGTGTTGGGCAAGCGATAATTCGACGAATCCGGCGGAATTTCGCGAAAAAGCCTGTTCATGTGTGGATTCGGACGCCGCTGACCACCCTTGGACGGCCATCCAGGTCGGGGATGACGCGGACCCGATCAAAGCCGGCGCGGCGCAGCAACCCCGCCACGGCACGGCCCTGGGTGGCGCCGATTTCCAGCAAGAGCCGCCCGCCGGGTTCAAGGAATTCCGGCGCCCGGGCAGCGATTTCGCGATAGGCGGTCAGCCCGTCAGCCTCGTCGGTCAGGGCCATGCGCGGTTCGTGGTCGCGCAGTTCGGGCGCCAGACCCGGCATTTCGTCGGCGGCGATGTAGGGCGGGTTCGAGACGATCAGGTCGAACCGGCGGCCGATATCCTCCAGCGGCGCGAACCAGCTGCCCAGCTCGAGTGCCGCGCGCGGCTCGAGCCGCAAGGCATTGCGGTTCCAGAACGCCACATCCAGCGCTTCGCGGCTGAGATCGGTGCCGATGCCCCAGCTGTCTTCGCGTTCCATCAGCAGGGTGAGCAGGATGCAACCGGAGCCGGTGCCCAGATCGAGAACGGAGACGAAGGGCTGGGACAAGGCCGCCTCGATCAGCGTTTCGGTTTCGGGACGCGGATCGAGAACGTCCCTGGTGACGATGAATTCCCGGCCGTAGAACAGCCGCCGTCCGGTCAGATGACTGACCGGCACCCGGTCGGCACGACGTTCTATCATGGCATTGAAGATCACCGTAAGCTGCGGCTCGACCTCTTCGGGCAGGAACAGCGTCAGCCGGCCGGGCGGGACCTTGAGCACATGAGCCAGCAGGCGCCGCGCATCGCGCCCGGCGTCCGGAACGCCGGCCTGCGTCAGCGTCGCGGTGCCCCGCGCCAGAAGATCAGCACCGCGCATCGCCGTTCCCGGTCTCCAGCCGCAAATTCCTTGCGAGGAATTTGCAAATTTCGGTGGCGAAATTTGCCGCCCGCGGCATGCTCAGCCCTCCATCTCGGCCAGCAGCGCCGCCTGGTGTTCGGCGATCAGCGCGTCGATGATCTCGTCCAGGTCGCCCGCCATGATCTGATCCAGCCGGTACAGCGTCAGCCCGATGCGGTGATCGGTCATCCTTCCCTGGGGAAAGTTGTAGGTGCGGATGCGTTCCGAGCGGTCGCCCGAGCCCACCTGCGCCTTGCGGTCGGCGGACCGCGCATCGGCGGCTTTCTGGCGCTCCAGGTCGAACAGCCGCGCGCGCAGCACCTGCATGGCGATCTCGCGGTTGCGGTGCTGGCTTTTCTCGGAACTCGTCACCACGATCCCGCTGGGGATATGGGTGATCCGCACCGCCGAATCCGTGGTGTT
This window harbors:
- the rsmA gene encoding 16S rRNA (adenine(1518)-N(6)/adenine(1519)-N(6))-dimethyltransferase RsmA, with amino-acid sequence MSTIDGLPPLREVIAAHGLSAKKALGQNFLLDLNLTAKIARQAGDLSGFDVFEVGPGPGGLTRGLLAEGARRVLAVEKDARCLPALAEIAAAYPGRLEVINADALTVDLAEHLTPPIAVVANLPYNVGTELLVRWLTPPAWPPVWHSLTLMFQREVAERITARPGGKAYGRLAILAQWRCEARIVMTLPPEAFTPPPKVSSAVVHLRALPEPRYPADPAVLEKVVAMAFNQRRKMLRSALKGLDRDIEAHLVAAGIAPTERAEQVSLERFCALARSLAG
- the prmC gene encoding peptide chain release factor N(5)-glutamine methyltransferase encodes the protein MRGADLLARGTATLTQAGVPDAGRDARRLLAHVLKVPPGRLTLFLPEEVEPQLTVIFNAMIERRADRVPVSHLTGRRLFYGREFIVTRDVLDPRPETETLIEAALSQPFVSVLDLGTGSGCILLTLLMEREDSWGIGTDLSREALDVAFWNRNALRLEPRAALELGSWFAPLEDIGRRFDLIVSNPPYIAADEMPGLAPELRDHEPRMALTDEADGLTAYREIAARAPEFLEPGGRLLLEIGATQGRAVAGLLRRAGFDRVRVIPDLDGRPRVVSGVRIHT
- a CDS encoding DUF4167 domain-containing protein → MRQSKSRSRSKSNRNRNTLGNVVNRVFDSSGPEGKVRGTPQQIIDKYNQLARDAALGNDRVAAENFQQHAEHYLRLLSEAQKEQDARREQQERENRERQAQRDRERAERDATRGDPSDDQPDEQPRQERQPRRNDPDRQQGDVFDLGGDEEGPGLVDTPESRSEAKPDEAKAEKPKKPRAPRRKKTDPASDAAAAKDAPDAAE